CAGCGCCGGATACCTAAGCGCGACCGGCAACGGTGTGGTCGGCTTGAGCGAGGCCAACCCCGGCACAAGCGGACCATCGCCATTGCCATTCACAAGGAGTGTCGCCCATGACCGCTGTCGAACCAGCCGCCACACCTTTCGCGGCCGCCTCAGCGCCGGTGAAGCGGGACCGGAATGAGATCTTCGTCGAGTACACCAAGTCGATCTGTCCGGTGTGCAAGGTGGTCGTGGACGCGCAGGTCAACATCCGGGACGGCGGGGTGTACCTGCGTAAGTGCTGTCGCGAGCACGGCCAGTTCGAGGCTCTGGTGTACGGCGACGCGCAGATGTACGTGGACTCTGCCAGGTTCAACAAGCCGGGCACGATCCCGCTGGCCTTCCAGACCGAGGTCAAGGAGGGCTGCCCGTCCGACTGCGGGCTGTGTCCGGAGCACAAGCAGCACGCCTGCCTTGGCATCATCGAGGTCAACACCGGCTGCAACCTGGACTGCCCGATCTGCTTCGCCGACTCCGGCCACCAGCCCGATGGCTACTCCATCAGCCTCGAGCAGTGCGAACGGATGCTCGACGCGTTCGTGGCCGCCGAGGGTGAGGCCGAGGTGGTGATGTTCTCGGGCGGCGAACCCACCATCCACAAGCAGGTCCTGGAGTTCATCGACGCCGCGCAGGTCCGCCCGATCAAGGCGGTCAACCTCAACACCAACGGTATCCGGCTGGCCAGCGACAAACGCTTCGTTGACGCTCTGGGCGAGCGCAACCGGCCCGGCCGGGCGGTCAACATCTACCTGCAGTTCGACGGGTTTGATGAGCGCACCCACCGCGAGATCCGCGGCCGGGACCTGCGCGAGATCAAACAGCGCGCCCTGGACAACTGTGCCGCGGCCGGTCTGACCGTCACCCTGGTCGCTGCCGTGGAGCGCGGCCTCAACGAGCACGAGCTCGGCGCGGTCATCGAGTACGGGCTGACCCATCCAGCGGTGCGCAGCGTGTCGTTCCAGCCGGTCACCCACTCCGGCCGGCACGTCGAGTTCGACCCACTGACCCGGTTGACCAACTCCGACATCATCCACCGGATCGTCGCCCAGCTACCCGGCTGGTTCCGCGCCAGCGACTTCTTTCCCGTACCCTGCTGCTTCCCGACCTGCCGGTCGATCACGTACCTGCTCACCGACGGCGCTCCCGGCAGCCCGGACTTCGGCGTGGTACCGATCCCCAGGTTGCTCAACGTCGCCGACTACCTTGACTACGTCTCCAACCGAGTGGTGCCGGACGACGCCATCCGCGAGGTCTTGGAGAAGCTGTGGTCCGCCTCGGCGTTCATGGGCACCGACACCACCAACGAGAAACTCGCCGCCGCGGCGGCGGCCCTCGATTGCGCCGACGCCTGCGGGGTCAACCTGCCCGAGGCGACCGCGAATCTCACCGACCGAGCCTTCATGATCGTCATTCAGGATTTCCAGGATCCGTACACGCTCAATGTCAAGCAGCTGATGAAGTGCTGCGTCGAGGAGATCACCCCCGACGGCCGGCTGATCCCGTTCTGCGCCTACAACTCCGTCGGCTACCGAGAACAGGTCCGCGAGCACATGTCCGGCGTCCCGGTCGCCGACGTCGTCCCCAACGCCGTCGGATTGCAGCCGATGCTGAGCAACTCACCGTACGGGTCGAAGATCGCCCGCCACACCACCACCAACGCCGCGGGCAATGATCAACGGGGCGTGGCGCGTGACACCACCAACGTGGGGAGGCGCATCCGGTGAACCGGACAATTGAACCCGCCGCGGCGGCGCAGGCCAAGGCGTGCTGTGCAGCCACCTACGGCTCCGACGTGGCGGCGCTGCTGCTGGACGACTCCTACCACCCCGGTGGCCTGGCGCTGACCCGCCGGCTGGCCGATCGGCTCGCCCTGCGCGCCGGCGAGCGGGTCCTGGACGTGGCCAGCGGTCGGGGCACCACGGCGCTGACGCTCGCGGCCGAGTGCGGTGTCGATGTCACCGGTGTCGAGCTTTCCGGTGCCAATGTCGCGCTCGCCACCGGCGCGGCGCAGTCCGCCGGCCTCGGCAACCAGGCCCGGTTCCGGGTAGGCGACGCCGAGCGGCTCCCCGTCGACGCGCAGTCGGTCGACGCGGTCGTGTGCGAGTGCGCGTTCTGCACCTTCCCCGACAAGCCCACAGCCGCCAGCGAACTGACCCGGGTGCTCCGCCCGGGCGGCCGGGTCGGGATCACCGACGTCACCGTTGAGCCCGACCGGCTCCCGCCCGAGCTGACCGGGATGGGGGCGTGGATCGCGTGCGTCGCCGACGCGCGCCCCCTCGACGAGTACGCCGCCCTGCTGACCGATGCGGGGCTGACAGTCACCCACACCGAACGCCACGACGACGCGATCGCCGCGATGATCGATCAGATCGAGGCCCGCCTCACCGTCGTGCGGATGACTGCCCGAGCGCGGGCCGATGCCCTCGGCGTGGACTTCGCACGCGCCCCGGCGGTGCTGGCCGCCGCCCGCGCCGCGGTCGCCGACGGTGTTCTCGGCTACGCGCTGCTGACGGCCATAAAACCGCGTTGACGCGAAACCGGTGCTCCGGCACCGGACAGGAGATTGGAGACGATCATGGCAGGACCGCTGCGCGCGAGCTGGACCCTGGCGGCCATGACCGCGGCAGCGGCCGGCGCGGTCGGGTACCTGGGGCTGGTCACCGGCTGGCTCACCCTCGATCTCGGCATCGGCCGGCGGACACGTGCGCTCGGGCCGCAGGTGTTCGAGATCGCCGCGCCCCGTGAGCTGGTCTTCGACGTGATCGCCCAGCCGTACCTCGGCCGGGCCACCCGGGCCCAGCAGGAGAAGATCCAGGTGCTGGAACGCGGTGACGGGATGGTCCTGGCCGCCCACCGTACGGCGGTCGGCCGTGGTCTGGTCACCCAGACGATCGAGACGGTTGCCTTCACCCGCCCCAACACCGTCGACTTCCGCCTCGTACGCGGCCCCGTGCCGCACGTACGGGAACGCTTCACCCTCACCGACGACGGCGGCCACACCCGACTGGAGTACACCGGCGAGATGGGCACCGATGGCTGGGCGCTGGGTGCCGGGTGGGCGGCGGTTGTCGCACGGCGATGGGAGGCGACGGTCGCCGACTCGCTCGCCACGGTGAAGTCCGAGGCCGAACGCCGGCACGCGCTGCGGCGCACAACCTCCCCGGGGGACCGCTCCGGCACGGCCACCAAAGACCCCACCGCCGGCCAGACGGAATGACCATCCTGCGGTGGACGCCGCCACGCCGCCCACCAGTGACCTTCCCGTCGCCGGGTAACCGGTCCGGCACGCCTGCTTGGCGTCCGGATGGCCCGGAGTGCCGCCCGTGGAACGAGTGACGGCGGACCAGGACAAACCGTGGTGTATGGCTGAAGTCGACATCCTCTGCGACCTGTCACCGGCCGAGATGAACCGCCATCGCCGCCACCGCCCCCTCAAAGACCTATCCTGGAGGGGTGGACATGCAGCCGGCCGACCAGGGCCATCGGCTGCCGCAGGGCCAGGTCGTCTACCCGCACACCGACTGCTGCCGTTCGGCCTGCCGGGGAGGAAGGACGGATGAGCGTGATCGAGGTGTTGTACTTCGACGGCTGCCCGAACCACGAGGGCTTCGTGCCGCATCTGCGGGCGCTGCTCGACACCGCTGGGGTGGATGATCCGATCCACGAGCGCGCGGTGGAGACTGACGTCGACGCCCAGGCACACGGTTTCCTCGGATCGCCGACGCTGCGAATCGACGGCGTGGACGTCGACACAACGGCCGCGCAACGCACGGATTACGGCCTGCAGTGCCGGCTCTACCCCACCGAGGATGGCGTTTGCGGCACCCCGCCCGATCAGTGGATCCTGGCCGCCCTGCAGCGCCGGCAGTCCGCCTTGGCGGCCGGCTGATGGTTGCCCGGATCGATCTAACGCGGCTGCGTGCGCTGCTCGACGCGGGCGCCCAGGCGATCTGATCTCGGCCCCCACCCGGGTACAACGCGTTCATCGATCCGGCAACGCAACAGCGCCGCTCTGGCTATCTGACGGGCTCGCCGGGAGTCACCCGCGTCGCCGGAGTCGTTGCGCAAGCTTCCGCAGCCGCTGCTGGTTGTCGGGCTTGTTGAGCTGCTCACGCGCTTGGCGGGTGAGCCGTTGTCCTTGCGGGTTGTGCAGGAATGTACGGATGCGGTCGACCATGGTTGCCATGCTGGTTTCCTTCCTA
The nucleotide sequence above comes from Micromonospora sp. NBC_00389. Encoded proteins:
- a CDS encoding radical SAM protein, translated to MKRDRNEIFVEYTKSICPVCKVVVDAQVNIRDGGVYLRKCCREHGQFEALVYGDAQMYVDSARFNKPGTIPLAFQTEVKEGCPSDCGLCPEHKQHACLGIIEVNTGCNLDCPICFADSGHQPDGYSISLEQCERMLDAFVAAEGEAEVVMFSGGEPTIHKQVLEFIDAAQVRPIKAVNLNTNGIRLASDKRFVDALGERNRPGRAVNIYLQFDGFDERTHREIRGRDLREIKQRALDNCAAAGLTVTLVAAVERGLNEHELGAVIEYGLTHPAVRSVSFQPVTHSGRHVEFDPLTRLTNSDIIHRIVAQLPGWFRASDFFPVPCCFPTCRSITYLLTDGAPGSPDFGVVPIPRLLNVADYLDYVSNRVVPDDAIREVLEKLWSASAFMGTDTTNEKLAAAAAALDCADACGVNLPEATANLTDRAFMIVIQDFQDPYTLNVKQLMKCCVEEITPDGRLIPFCAYNSVGYREQVREHMSGVPVADVVPNAVGLQPMLSNSPYGSKIARHTTTNAAGNDQRGVARDTTNVGRRIR
- a CDS encoding SAM-dependent methyltransferase, yielding MNRTIEPAAAAQAKACCAATYGSDVAALLLDDSYHPGGLALTRRLADRLALRAGERVLDVASGRGTTALTLAAECGVDVTGVELSGANVALATGAAQSAGLGNQARFRVGDAERLPVDAQSVDAVVCECAFCTFPDKPTAASELTRVLRPGGRVGITDVTVEPDRLPPELTGMGAWIACVADARPLDEYAALLTDAGLTVTHTERHDDAIAAMIDQIEARLTVVRMTARARADALGVDFARAPAVLAAARAAVADGVLGYALLTAIKPR
- a CDS encoding SRPBCC family protein, which codes for MAGPLRASWTLAAMTAAAAGAVGYLGLVTGWLTLDLGIGRRTRALGPQVFEIAAPRELVFDVIAQPYLGRATRAQQEKIQVLERGDGMVLAAHRTAVGRGLVTQTIETVAFTRPNTVDFRLVRGPVPHVRERFTLTDDGGHTRLEYTGEMGTDGWALGAGWAAVVARRWEATVADSLATVKSEAERRHALRRTTSPGDRSGTATKDPTAGQTE
- a CDS encoding DF family (seleno)protein, with translation MSVIEVLYFDGCPNHEGFVPHLRALLDTAGVDDPIHERAVETDVDAQAHGFLGSPTLRIDGVDVDTTAAQRTDYGLQCRLYPTEDGVCGTPPDQWILAALQRRQSALAAG